From a single Aggregatilinea lenta genomic region:
- a CDS encoding response regulator transcription factor, whose protein sequence is MSEGDPIRPASPPTPPAPQPSTSPAVLSALVIDDEPANCDFCVRLLQQAKLNVKGASTGQEALDLAVTTENLALIVIDHRLPDMSGVSLLAKLRALFPDAMLCMATMHDERSLMEQAFALGCDVFLVKPHGFMELFKRLKATPPGGPDTHDQLIIDQYGLRPYRG, encoded by the coding sequence ATGAGCGAGGGTGATCCTATCCGCCCAGCATCGCCGCCCACACCGCCTGCCCCCCAACCTTCCACTTCTCCCGCTGTCCTGTCTGCGCTGGTCATCGACGACGAGCCAGCCAACTGTGACTTCTGCGTGCGTTTGCTCCAGCAAGCCAAACTGAACGTCAAAGGCGCGTCCACCGGCCAGGAAGCCCTGGATCTGGCCGTGACGACGGAAAACCTCGCCCTGATCGTGATCGACCATCGCCTGCCGGACATGAGCGGCGTGTCGCTGCTGGCCAAGCTGCGCGCGTTGTTCCCGGACGCGATGCTGTGCATGGCGACGATGCACGACGAGCGCTCGCTGATGGAGCAGGCGTTTGCGCTGGGCTGCGACGTGTTCCTGGTGAAGCCGCACGGGTTCATGGAGCTGTTCAAGCGCCTGAAGGCCACGCCGCCCGGCGGGCCAGACACGCACGACCAGCTCATCATCGACCAGTACGGGCTGCGCCCGTACCGGGGATAA
- a CDS encoding phosphatase PAP2 family protein, whose amino-acid sequence MTNGLNSTLRAPTDGWELKIAAVDNHLTPQGIWLIPYAIGFVCTALVPLWAAYRMPIKLYRQFILAMIVAALFSYVLYMAVPTYVVKPHATDVAGNDIFSQLLRHLYDADNDFSTHNAAPSQHVFYAIIIMCFMIRFRPNSRSFITWTIMGALVTVSALLTRQHHSPDLIAGYAVAVGAYYAGLALGERATFRLGDEAVPLEMSFGPLARRLRTRRTMSTIAPE is encoded by the coding sequence GTGACGAACGGCCTCAACAGTACGCTGCGCGCACCCACCGACGGGTGGGAACTGAAGATCGCGGCGGTGGACAACCACCTGACGCCGCAGGGGATCTGGCTGATCCCCTACGCGATCGGCTTCGTGTGCACGGCGCTGGTTCCACTGTGGGCCGCGTATCGCATGCCGATCAAGCTCTACCGCCAGTTCATCCTGGCGATGATCGTCGCCGCGCTGTTCAGCTACGTGCTGTATATGGCCGTGCCGACCTACGTGGTCAAGCCGCACGCGACGGATGTGGCGGGGAACGATATCTTCTCGCAGCTTCTGCGCCACCTGTACGACGCCGACAACGACTTCAGCACGCACAACGCCGCGCCGAGCCAGCACGTGTTTTATGCCATTATCATCATGTGCTTCATGATCCGCTTCCGGCCTAATTCGCGCTCGTTCATCACCTGGACCATCATGGGTGCGCTGGTGACGGTATCCGCGCTGCTCACCCGCCAGCACCACTCGCCAGACCTGATCGCGGGCTACGCGGTCGCCGTCGGTGCGTATTATGCCGGGCTGGCGCTCGGCGAGCGCGCGACCTTCCGGCTGGGCGACGAAGCCGTGCCGCTTGAGATGTCGTTTGGCCCACTGGCGCGCCGTCTGCGCACGCGCCGCACCATGTCCACGATCGCACCCGAATAG
- a CDS encoding tetratricopeptide repeat protein, whose translation MPETERTATTFISYSRKNADIAEQLYKDLSAAGVRPWLDQYDIPPGATWDDEIQRGLNAVSHVLVLVSQPSVDSKIVHAEWNYALNVGKTVIPVILEKLPTEKIPLRLHGPNWVMIAGADYDAALARLVAVLPVTAPANPVAAPGLLPAAEPDSAPVEPDPVAAAAAWKYGNQQYNAGNFSIARDVYTQAIALAPDRPEGYIHRGMVLFMQDRYLDALADFDRAQQLGPDIPLLYNNRGVTYSGLQQHALALADFDEALMLDPAYANALYNWAGVLVSLKRYRLAIDHYTRALAIHDHVPAFYNNRGLAYAALDDYDAAIADYGRAVALNPNYANAYGNRANIHANLGRIDEALADYDRVIALDPEQALAYAGRSEIRLCAGDYAHAVLDASTVIGLEPDFHGGYALRALANFRRGKRAEALADFARAVDLDAAWGSPDEAAAYLTICPDDTLAALRELLAARAS comes from the coding sequence ATGCCCGAAACTGAACGCACCGCCACGACGTTTATCAGCTATTCGCGCAAGAATGCGGACATCGCGGAGCAGCTCTACAAGGACCTGTCGGCGGCGGGCGTCCGTCCGTGGCTGGACCAGTACGACATTCCGCCGGGCGCGACGTGGGACGACGAGATCCAGCGCGGTCTGAACGCCGTCAGCCACGTGCTGGTGCTGGTATCGCAGCCATCCGTCGACTCGAAGATCGTACACGCCGAATGGAACTACGCGCTGAACGTCGGCAAGACGGTGATCCCGGTCATCCTGGAAAAGCTGCCGACCGAGAAGATCCCGCTGCGGCTGCACGGCCCGAACTGGGTGATGATCGCCGGGGCGGACTATGACGCAGCGCTGGCGCGGCTGGTGGCCGTGCTGCCGGTGACTGCGCCCGCCAATCCCGTCGCCGCACCGGGGTTGTTGCCCGCCGCGGAGCCGGACAGCGCGCCCGTCGAGCCGGACCCGGTCGCAGCGGCGGCGGCGTGGAAGTACGGCAACCAACAGTACAATGCGGGTAATTTCAGCATTGCGCGCGACGTCTACACTCAGGCGATCGCGCTGGCGCCGGACCGCCCGGAGGGTTACATCCACCGGGGCATGGTGCTGTTTATGCAGGATCGTTACCTGGACGCCCTGGCCGATTTCGACCGGGCGCAGCAGTTGGGGCCGGATATTCCGCTGCTTTATAACAATCGCGGTGTTACTTATAGTGGGCTGCAGCAGCACGCCCTGGCACTGGCGGACTTCGACGAAGCGCTGATGCTCGACCCGGCCTACGCCAACGCGCTGTATAACTGGGCGGGTGTGCTGGTGTCGCTAAAGCGCTACCGGCTGGCGATCGATCACTACACACGCGCGCTGGCGATCCACGATCACGTCCCGGCGTTTTACAACAACCGGGGCCTGGCCTACGCTGCGCTGGACGACTACGACGCCGCCATCGCGGACTATGGCCGGGCGGTGGCGCTGAACCCGAATTATGCCAATGCTTACGGCAATCGGGCCAACATTCATGCCAACCTGGGCCGCATCGACGAGGCTCTGGCGGATTACGACCGGGTGATCGCGCTCGATCCGGAACAGGCCCTGGCGTACGCGGGACGCAGCGAGATCCGGCTGTGTGCAGGGGATTATGCCCACGCTGTACTGGACGCCTCGACGGTCATCGGGCTGGAACCCGATTTTCACGGGGGCTACGCGCTGCGCGCGCTGGCGAACTTCCGGCGCGGCAAACGCGCCGAGGCACTGGCAGACTTCGCCCGTGCCGTCGATCTGGACGCGGCCTGGGGATCGCCCGACGAGGCCGCCGCATACCTGACGATTTGCCCCGACGACACCCTGGCCGCGCTGCGTGAGCTGCTGGCCGCGCGGGCAAGCTGA
- a CDS encoding sensor histidine kinase: MTLSQAPFISDENYISPSAVPSRTPEGINFAEEVRFERLSIVWKVTLICTLALGWSPVVLTGGDAEWIMTIIGPVITVGVGCALTGFLLRHNAYLLAVWAFSLGIAGAVGLVLGGDNSFGIRYAPFVFPLLIFIVGLLLPARSTLLMFLVIVGTALLSPVFANGAFHVEGTTVFALVLTAMATGLSAQVSGELYAVAEWALESYRKERQTTMALFESREALEKSLLRQRALTQQLQETNHALEQARQTAEDAKNFRGQFLANMSHELRTPLNAIIGFSQTMLDFPDMYDQVELPAQYREDMSQVLNSGKHLLTIINDILDLSKVDAGKLDLDIQPVELAPVVKAVLATAVGLVGDKGQSIKLSRQLPDPLPMVLADPLRIRQVLLNLYSNAAKFTEKGQITLRITREGQEVVFAVEDTGIGIADADRTTIFEEFRQGTAGRKRGRQGAGLGLAISQQLLRLMNGRIWFESRLGKGSTFYIALPVYAPDEAVFVESPQAVPATIDAAR, translated from the coding sequence ATGACACTATCTCAGGCACCCTTTATCAGCGACGAAAACTACATTTCTCCGTCGGCTGTCCCCTCCCGGACTCCTGAGGGAATCAACTTTGCCGAAGAAGTGCGGTTCGAGCGCCTGTCCATCGTCTGGAAAGTGACGCTCATCTGCACGCTGGCGCTGGGCTGGTCTCCGGTGGTGCTGACTGGCGGAGATGCCGAGTGGATCATGACGATCATCGGCCCGGTGATCACCGTCGGCGTGGGCTGCGCGCTGACCGGATTTTTGCTGCGCCACAATGCCTATCTGCTCGCCGTGTGGGCGTTTTCGCTGGGCATCGCGGGCGCGGTCGGGCTGGTGCTGGGCGGCGATAATTCGTTCGGGATTCGCTACGCACCCTTCGTGTTCCCGCTGCTGATTTTCATCGTGGGTCTGCTGCTCCCGGCGCGCAGCACGCTGCTGATGTTCCTGGTGATCGTCGGCACGGCGCTGCTGTCGCCCGTTTTTGCGAACGGCGCATTTCATGTTGAGGGCACGACGGTCTTCGCGCTGGTGCTGACCGCGATGGCGACCGGCCTGTCGGCCCAGGTCAGCGGCGAGCTGTACGCGGTGGCGGAGTGGGCACTGGAAAGCTACCGCAAAGAGCGCCAAACGACGATGGCGCTGTTCGAAAGCCGTGAAGCGCTCGAAAAAAGCCTGCTGCGCCAGCGCGCGCTGACCCAACAGCTTCAGGAAACCAACCACGCGTTGGAACAGGCGCGCCAGACTGCCGAGGACGCGAAGAACTTCCGAGGCCAGTTCCTGGCGAACATGAGCCACGAGCTGCGCACGCCGCTGAACGCCATCATCGGCTTCAGCCAGACCATGCTCGACTTCCCCGACATGTACGATCAAGTGGAGCTGCCTGCGCAGTACCGCGAAGACATGTCCCAGGTGCTCAACAGCGGTAAACATCTGCTGACCATTATTAACGACATCCTCGACCTGTCCAAGGTGGACGCGGGCAAGCTCGACCTGGACATCCAGCCCGTCGAGCTGGCCCCGGTGGTCAAGGCCGTGCTGGCCACGGCGGTCGGACTGGTGGGCGACAAGGGCCAATCGATCAAGCTCTCACGCCAGCTGCCCGATCCGCTGCCGATGGTGCTGGCCGATCCGCTGCGCATCCGGCAAGTGCTGCTCAACCTCTACTCCAATGCGGCCAAGTTCACCGAAAAAGGCCAGATCACCCTGCGCATCACGCGCGAAGGGCAGGAAGTCGTCTTCGCCGTGGAAGACACGGGCATCGGCATCGCCGACGCGGACCGGACGACGATCTTCGAGGAGTTCCGTCAGGGCACGGCTGGACGTAAGCGGGGCCGCCAGGGCGCGGGCCTGGGGCTGGCGATCTCGCAGCAGCTGCTGCGCCTGATGAACGGGCGGATCTGGTTCGAGAGCCGCCTGGGCAAGGGCAGCACGTTCTACATCGCGCTGCCGGTCTATGCCCCGGACGAGGCCGTTTTTGTCGAGTCGCCGCAGGCCGTTCCCGCTACGATAGATGCCGCACGCTAG
- a CDS encoding response regulator has protein sequence MRVLYVEDNEMNQALVGRVMRGRQHAVTFREDGEGALDVLAGDPEIDLVLLDIELAGTMNGLDVVKILRDRGDMRPVVAVTAYAMMGDRERIMASGCDQYLPKPLVILDLIALLDHYAEERANVTDAPAASTAKETSAPAPASAAAETNRVAPEPTAAVQPAPAQPEAVPQPVMAAVPASSNGTASTSASGVTADTAGPGQEAVSPPGATIS, from the coding sequence ATGCGCGTACTTTATGTCGAAGACAACGAAATGAACCAGGCACTCGTCGGACGGGTGATGCGGGGCCGCCAGCACGCCGTCACCTTCCGCGAGGACGGCGAAGGCGCGCTCGACGTGCTGGCGGGTGACCCTGAGATCGACCTCGTGCTGCTCGACATCGAGCTGGCCGGGACCATGAACGGCCTGGACGTGGTCAAGATCCTGCGCGACCGGGGCGACATGCGCCCGGTGGTGGCGGTGACCGCCTATGCGATGATGGGCGACCGCGAGCGCATCATGGCGTCGGGCTGCGATCAGTATTTACCCAAGCCGCTGGTCATCCTGGACCTGATCGCGCTGCTCGATCATTACGCTGAGGAGCGCGCGAACGTCACTGACGCGCCCGCAGCGTCCACCGCAAAGGAAACATCCGCACCGGCACCGGCGTCTGCGGCGGCGGAAACGAACCGTGTCGCGCCGGAGCCAACGGCTGCGGTTCAGCCAGCACCGGCACAGCCTGAAGCGGTTCCGCAGCCGGTTATGGCGGCTGTCCCGGCGTCCTCGAACGGCACAGCGTCCACGTCCGCGTCCGGCGTCACCGCAGACACGGCGGGGCCGGGTCAGGAGGCAGTATCGCCTCCGGGAGCGACGATTTCATGA
- a CDS encoding 4Fe-4S binding protein, with product MLRKFALFLTASLAGLWLVGERGALLRPSTRRWMREAGGWRALLSPTWWHGYIYARWTNQYLLWAVKFVLPRTHTTPDHPLWADTYHAKILTTDAAKALVSINQDIPRCDLEQLIPFSAAREIVLSGPPDIAVYECPCRHARPNPCQPTQVCMVMGQPFVDFILEHNPDSSRRLTQAEALDLLQAEHERGHMHAAYFKDATLNRFYTICNCCKCCCAGIEAMVKHGVPMVISSGYVAQVDEMACTACGMCEDVCPFEAIEVEDVSTVAWEKCMGCGICAGQCASDAITLVLDARKGQPLDVHALIAASA from the coding sequence ATGCTGCGCAAGTTTGCCCTGTTCCTGACCGCCTCACTCGCCGGATTATGGCTGGTCGGTGAGCGAGGCGCGCTGCTGCGCCCCTCGACGCGGCGCTGGATGCGCGAGGCGGGCGGCTGGCGTGCGCTGCTCAGCCCGACGTGGTGGCACGGCTACATTTACGCCCGCTGGACCAACCAATACCTGCTCTGGGCGGTCAAATTCGTGCTGCCGCGCACGCACACCACGCCCGATCATCCGCTCTGGGCCGACACCTACCACGCCAAGATCCTCACCACCGATGCGGCCAAAGCGCTGGTCAGCATCAACCAGGACATCCCGCGCTGCGACCTGGAGCAGCTCATCCCGTTTTCCGCCGCGCGCGAGATCGTGCTCAGCGGGCCGCCGGATATCGCCGTGTACGAGTGCCCCTGCCGCCACGCACGCCCCAACCCCTGCCAGCCAACACAGGTGTGCATGGTCATGGGCCAGCCGTTCGTGGACTTCATTCTGGAGCACAACCCGGATAGCAGCCGCAGGCTGACACAGGCCGAGGCGCTCGACCTGCTGCAAGCCGAGCACGAACGTGGCCACATGCACGCGGCCTACTTCAAGGACGCGACGCTGAACCGTTTCTATACGATTTGCAACTGCTGTAAGTGCTGCTGCGCGGGCATCGAGGCGATGGTCAAACACGGTGTGCCGATGGTGATCTCATCGGGATACGTCGCCCAGGTGGACGAGATGGCCTGCACGGCCTGCGGCATGTGCGAGGACGTGTGTCCGTTCGAGGCAATTGAAGTCGAGGACGTGTCGACGGTGGCGTGGGAAAAGTGCATGGGCTGCGGGATCTGCGCCGGGCAGTGCGCCTCGGACGCGATCACACTGGTGCTCGACGCGCGCAAGGGCCAACCGCTCGACGTGCACGCCCTGATCGCCGCCTCCGCCTGA
- a CDS encoding FKBP-type peptidyl-prolyl cis-trans isomerase, with protein MAEAKSSDTVRVHYTGRLEDGTVFDSSLEREPLEFTLGEGQVIPGFEEGVVGMNPGASKTIEIDVERAYGPYRDDMLLAVDRGQFPENIEPNVGQRLQLRQPDGQTMLVTVSEVGDEQVTLDANHPLAGKNLIFDVELVEIV; from the coding sequence ATGGCAGAGGCAAAATCGAGCGATACCGTGCGCGTGCACTACACCGGGCGTTTGGAGGATGGGACCGTCTTCGATTCGTCGCTGGAGCGCGAGCCGCTGGAATTCACCCTGGGCGAAGGCCAGGTGATCCCCGGCTTTGAAGAAGGCGTCGTGGGCATGAATCCCGGTGCGTCAAAGACCATCGAGATCGACGTCGAGCGCGCTTACGGCCCGTATCGGGACGATATGCTGCTGGCGGTCGACCGGGGCCAATTCCCGGAGAATATCGAGCCAAACGTCGGGCAGCGGTTGCAACTGCGCCAGCCGGACGGCCAAACCATGTTGGTCACGGTCAGCGAAGTGGGCGATGAGCAGGTGACGCTCGACGCGAACCATCCGCTGGCAGGTAAGAACCTGATCTTCGACGTGGAGCTGGTCGAGATCGTTTAG
- a CDS encoding inositol monophosphatase family protein, which translates to MAITLNTDEIRGWIREASAISTRYFGNVYAEWKATADPVTIADRETEQFIKGKIRARYPDHGIIGEEYGGDEVDRDYLWTVDPIDGTRVYVEGLPTWSITIALLHKGTPIFGLVYMPMIDDWTYTEGNRVMNNDMDITNRLMKRWQLDSYVLARSDAHAWWDIHFTRVMAFGSTAVHLAYTAKGAALAAVMHEAYVWDVAAGAAILSKQGGGLYYQDGTPVDFSLLDLTDRIHGLYFGCHPDVARRLGPLMILRDKPVVHPVWDVSSSDKPEFPEAGQPEPHESAGA; encoded by the coding sequence ATGGCAATTACTCTAAACACCGACGAGATCAGAGGCTGGATTCGGGAAGCGAGCGCCATTTCCACGCGTTACTTTGGCAACGTGTATGCGGAATGGAAAGCCACCGCCGATCCGGTGACCATCGCCGACCGCGAAACGGAACAATTCATCAAAGGCAAGATCCGGGCGCGCTACCCCGACCACGGCATTATCGGAGAAGAATACGGTGGCGACGAGGTCGATCGCGACTACCTGTGGACGGTCGATCCTATCGATGGCACGCGCGTCTACGTCGAGGGGCTGCCGACGTGGAGCATCACCATCGCGCTGCTGCACAAGGGCACGCCGATCTTCGGGCTGGTATATATGCCCATGATCGACGACTGGACCTATACTGAGGGCAACCGCGTCATGAACAACGACATGGACATCACCAACCGCCTCATGAAGCGCTGGCAGCTCGATTCCTACGTGCTGGCCCGCTCGGACGCACACGCGTGGTGGGACATCCATTTCACACGCGTGATGGCCTTCGGCAGCACCGCCGTGCACCTGGCCTATACCGCCAAAGGCGCGGCGTTGGCGGCTGTGATGCACGAGGCGTACGTCTGGGACGTGGCGGCGGGCGCGGCGATCCTGTCCAAGCAGGGCGGCGGCCTGTATTACCAGGACGGCACGCCCGTCGATTTCAGCCTGCTCGACCTGACTGACCGCATCCACGGCCTGTATTTTGGCTGCCACCCCGACGTGGCGCGGCGGCTCGGCCCGCTGATGATCCTGCGCGATAAGCCGGTCGTGCACCCGGTCTGGGACGTATCCTCATCCGACAAGCCCGAATTCCCCGAAGCGGGCCAGCCCGAACCGCATGAAAGCGCCGGAGCGTAG
- a CDS encoding winged helix DNA-binding domain-containing protein, translated as MADAPLTLRDLNRATLARQMLLERAALPVPAAIERLVGLQAQQAMPPFVGLWTRLEGFERDDLAGPITARSVVKVTLMRATLHLVTAEDYLALRGSIQPALDKAFSSVKVVRDHSADIDFERLIEAARAFIAEAPRTFADISAMLTELHPDAEIGPMRYAVRTTLPLVQVPVDKTWCYPGNPQWTLADDWLGQPVPKAIDVPLLVRRYLAAFGPATVADFQTWSGLPGAKEAIDAMKPELRMLRDERRRELLDLPDQPLPGGDAPAPPRFLPEFDNLLLAHKDRTRVVADEHRKRVYLPALRVAATILVVGVVGGVWRVEKSKGAASLVIAPFAPLNKADRDALADEGERLVRFIDPGAKTYDVRFEA; from the coding sequence ATGGCAGACGCCCCGTTGACCCTGCGCGATCTGAACCGTGCGACGCTGGCCCGCCAGATGCTTCTAGAACGCGCCGCGCTGCCCGTCCCGGCGGCGATCGAGCGGCTGGTGGGCTTGCAGGCGCAGCAGGCGATGCCGCCCTTCGTCGGGCTGTGGACGCGGCTGGAGGGCTTTGAGCGTGACGACCTGGCAGGCCCGATCACGGCGCGATCGGTGGTCAAGGTCACGCTGATGCGCGCGACGCTGCACCTCGTCACCGCTGAGGATTACCTGGCGCTGCGCGGCTCGATCCAGCCCGCGCTCGACAAGGCGTTTTCGTCCGTGAAGGTCGTGCGCGATCACAGCGCGGACATCGACTTCGAGCGTCTGATCGAGGCAGCGCGGGCCTTTATTGCCGAAGCGCCGCGCACCTTCGCGGACATCAGCGCCATGCTGACCGAGCTTCACCCGGACGCGGAGATTGGGCCGATGCGTTATGCCGTGCGCACGACGCTGCCGCTGGTCCAGGTCCCGGTCGACAAGACGTGGTGCTATCCGGGAAATCCGCAGTGGACCCTGGCGGACGACTGGCTCGGCCAGCCGGTTCCGAAGGCGATCGACGTGCCGCTGCTGGTGCGGCGCTACCTCGCGGCGTTTGGCCCGGCGACGGTGGCGGACTTCCAGACGTGGTCGGGGCTGCCCGGCGCGAAGGAGGCTATCGACGCGATGAAGCCGGAGCTGCGCATGCTGCGCGACGAGCGGCGCCGCGAGCTGCTCGATCTGCCCGACCAGCCGCTGCCGGGTGGGGATGCGCCCGCGCCGCCGCGCTTCTTACCGGAGTTCGATAACCTGCTGCTCGCGCACAAGGACCGCACGCGCGTGGTCGCGGACGAGCACCGCAAGCGCGTCTACCTGCCTGCGCTGCGCGTGGCGGCCACGATCCTGGTGGTCGGGGTGGTGGGCGGCGTATGGCGTGTCGAGAAGTCGAAGGGCGCGGCCTCGCTGGTGATCGCGCCGTTTGCACCGCTGAACAAGGCCGACCGAGACGCGCTGGCGGATGAGGGCGAGCGGCTGGTACGCTTCATCGATCCGGGCGCGAAGACCTACGACGTGCGCTTCGAGGCGTGA
- a CDS encoding aminotransferase class I/II-fold pyridoxal phosphate-dependent enzyme — translation MAAFDVPRFAVPEENLVPVNPYPGSLYEIPPSRMFLIKKSLKAYKDKHGADAVVFDASQGDGGASLPGVPGALLDRAHELQKAHGTGYDSPYGTDDFRRCVLDSYWQLDPALGWGPANVLAAVGGRDALQKAYDAMINLGTGRIGDAVVVSRVPWISYNWGPYAIGANVLLAPGDEESAWRYTEDSIAESVAFCERSGGRRIAGIVITSPDNPTGHTLTAQEQIKLGKKALELGIPYVFYDWIYRAVTEGEMVDLNEVLGAFTPEERDRIMVMDGLTKSLGGSNIRNAHLLAGKKVISYINSRASHGVIPHFHGQAVAMAAYEQGYREAAAPIIGPTNASRGVVRKFLDDNGYKYIMGDGGYYAFIYVGDAMRGAGMTDSFDLLEHLAGEFGVAVVPGAAFSDEGNDWVRFSYALPPAITQGALDRFHAGLQALPSKG, via the coding sequence ATGGCTGCCTTTGACGTTCCACGCTTTGCGGTGCCGGAAGAAAACCTTGTCCCGGTGAATCCCTATCCCGGATCGCTGTACGAGATCCCGCCTTCGCGTATGTTCCTGATCAAGAAGTCGCTCAAAGCCTATAAGGACAAGCATGGGGCGGATGCGGTCGTGTTCGACGCGTCACAGGGCGACGGCGGCGCATCGCTGCCGGGCGTGCCCGGCGCCCTGCTGGACCGTGCGCACGAGCTGCAGAAGGCGCACGGCACCGGCTATGACTCACCGTACGGCACGGACGATTTCCGGCGCTGCGTGCTCGACAGCTACTGGCAGCTCGACCCGGCGCTGGGCTGGGGTCCGGCCAACGTGCTGGCGGCAGTCGGCGGGCGTGACGCGCTGCAAAAAGCCTACGACGCCATGATCAACCTGGGCACGGGCCGGATCGGCGACGCGGTCGTCGTCTCGCGCGTGCCGTGGATCAGCTACAACTGGGGTCCCTACGCCATCGGCGCGAACGTGCTGCTGGCTCCCGGCGATGAAGAGTCGGCGTGGCGCTACACCGAGGACTCGATCGCCGAATCGGTTGCCTTCTGCGAGCGCAGCGGTGGCCGCCGCATCGCGGGCATCGTCATCACCTCGCCGGACAACCCGACCGGCCACACGCTGACCGCCCAGGAACAGATCAAGCTGGGTAAGAAGGCGCTGGAGCTGGGCATTCCGTACGTGTTCTACGACTGGATTTACCGCGCCGTCACCGAGGGCGAAATGGTGGATCTGAACGAGGTTCTGGGCGCGTTCACGCCGGAAGAGCGCGACCGGATCATGGTGATGGACGGGCTGACCAAGTCGTTGGGTGGCTCGAATATCCGCAACGCGCACCTGCTGGCCGGTAAGAAGGTCATCAGCTACATCAACAGCCGCGCGTCGCATGGCGTGATTCCGCACTTCCACGGGCAGGCCGTGGCGATGGCCGCTTACGAGCAGGGCTACCGCGAAGCCGCCGCCCCGATCATCGGGCCGACCAACGCCAGCCGGGGCGTCGTGCGCAAGTTCCTGGACGACAACGGCTATAAGTACATCATGGGCGACGGCGGCTACTACGCCTTCATCTACGTGGGCGACGCCATGCGCGGCGCGGGCATGACCGACAGCTTCGACCTGCTGGAACACCTCGCGGGGGAATTCGGCGTCGCGGTCGTGCCGGGCGCGGCCTTCAGCGACGAAGGTAACGATTGGGTACGCTTCTCCTACGCGCTGCCACCGGCGATCACGCAGGGCGCGCTGGACCGCTTCCACGCCGGGCTTCAGGCGCTGCCGTCCAAAGGCTGA